The following proteins are encoded in a genomic region of Rubrobacter xylanophilus DSM 9941:
- a CDS encoding acetyl-CoA carboxylase biotin carboxylase subunit yields the protein MFEKVLVANRGEIAVRIIRACRELGLASVAVYSDVDREALHTALADEAYHIGPTPAAESYLNIGRLVEVARRSGAGAVHPGYGFLAESAAFARAVGEAGLVWIGPHPEAIEAMGSKVESRRLMARAGVPITPGTAEPVTSPKAVAEFAAEHGYPVAVKASAGGGGKGFAVARGEEEAGAAFERASREGEAYFGDGAVYLEKYLPHPRHIEIQVVCDRHGNAAHLGERDCSIQRRHQKLVEECPSPAMTPEMRERMGAAAVAAARAVGYDSVGTVEFLVQDEEFYFLEMNTRVQVEHPITEEVTGIDIVQTGIRIATGEPLPFAQEEICWRGHAIEVRLNAEDPASGFAPSPGMVTAYAEPGGPGVRVDSSLRGPGLVPESYDPLFAKLIVRGRDRRDALSRLRRALGEFRVEGIATTLPFFRAILDEESFLSGDYTTGYIAERMGALRMEPAPAAGGAPPARGEGRSLEVEVDGRLFRVRVFGELSGRGGAGVQAPPRRGGGGSRRASAVEGTVAAPMQGTIVKVLVREGQEVAADEPVCILEAMKMESEIRTPKAGRVAKVAVGPGQAVRGGDPLVVVE from the coding sequence TTGTTCGAGAAGGTTCTGGTAGCGAACCGGGGCGAGATAGCCGTCAGGATCATCCGGGCGTGCCGGGAGCTCGGGCTGGCCAGCGTCGCGGTCTACTCGGACGTGGACAGGGAGGCCCTGCACACCGCCCTGGCCGACGAGGCGTACCACATAGGGCCCACGCCGGCCGCCGAGAGCTACCTGAACATAGGGCGGCTGGTGGAGGTCGCCCGGAGGAGCGGGGCGGGGGCCGTGCACCCCGGCTACGGCTTTCTGGCCGAGAGCGCGGCCTTCGCGCGGGCGGTGGGGGAGGCGGGGCTCGTCTGGATCGGCCCGCACCCGGAAGCTATAGAGGCGATGGGCTCCAAGGTGGAGTCCAGGAGGCTCATGGCCCGGGCCGGTGTCCCGATCACGCCGGGCACCGCGGAGCCCGTGACCTCCCCGAAGGCCGTGGCGGAGTTCGCCGCCGAGCACGGCTACCCGGTGGCGGTGAAGGCCTCCGCCGGCGGCGGGGGCAAGGGGTTTGCGGTGGCCCGCGGCGAGGAGGAGGCCGGGGCGGCCTTCGAGCGGGCGAGCCGCGAGGGGGAGGCGTACTTCGGGGATGGGGCGGTCTACCTGGAGAAGTACCTGCCCCACCCGCGCCACATCGAGATACAGGTGGTCTGCGACCGGCACGGCAACGCCGCGCACCTGGGGGAGCGGGACTGCTCCATCCAGCGGCGCCACCAGAAGCTGGTGGAGGAGTGCCCCTCGCCCGCGATGACGCCCGAGATGCGCGAGCGGATGGGGGCGGCGGCGGTGGCCGCGGCCCGGGCGGTGGGCTACGACAGCGTGGGCACCGTGGAGTTCCTGGTGCAGGACGAGGAGTTCTACTTCCTGGAGATGAACACGAGGGTGCAGGTGGAGCACCCCATCACCGAGGAGGTCACGGGGATAGACATCGTCCAGACGGGCATCCGGATAGCCACCGGGGAGCCGCTGCCCTTCGCCCAGGAGGAGATATGCTGGCGGGGGCACGCCATAGAGGTGCGCCTGAACGCCGAGGACCCCGCCTCCGGCTTCGCCCCGAGCCCGGGGATGGTGACCGCCTACGCCGAGCCCGGGGGGCCGGGGGTGCGGGTGGACTCCTCGCTGCGCGGGCCGGGGCTGGTGCCGGAGTCCTACGATCCCCTGTTCGCCAAGCTGATCGTGCGCGGCCGGGACCGCCGGGACGCCCTCTCGCGGCTGCGGCGGGCGCTCGGGGAGTTCCGGGTGGAGGGGATAGCGACGACCCTGCCGTTCTTCCGGGCCATCCTGGACGAGGAGAGCTTCCTCTCCGGGGACTACACGACGGGCTACATAGCCGAGCGGATGGGGGCTCTGAGGATGGAGCCCGCGCCGGCCGCGGGCGGGGCCCCGCCTGCGCGGGGGGAGGGCCGGAGCCTCGAGGTGGAGGTGGACGGCAGGCTCTTCCGGGTGCGCGTCTTCGGCGAGCTTTCGGGCCGGGGAGGGGCCGGCGTCCAGGCCCCGCCGCGCCGGGGGGGAGGCGGCTCGCGGCGGGCTTCGGCGGTCGAGGGGACGGTCGCCGCCCCGATGCAGGGCACCATCGTGAAGGTGCTGGTGCGGGAGGGGCAGGAGGTCGCCGCCGACGAGCCGGTGTGCATCCTGGAGGCGATGAAGATGGAGAGCGAGATCCGGACCCCCAAGGCCGGCCGGGTGGCGAAGGTGGCCGTCGGGCCCGGCCAGGCGGTGAGGGGCGGGGACCCGCTCGTCGTCGTAGAGTAG
- a CDS encoding bifunctional nuclease family protein, translated as MSADGFTRMSLYGINLDLFSSSPIVILKVEGENRYLPIWIGQPEARAILMKLQNTEFPRPLTHDLAANLITELGGTMERVTVTELKDSTFFATISIEIGGRIVEVDSRPSDAIALAVRSGAEIFASDEVIEEAAVVFEEGMEETSEEEVVEKFKEWMNRVSPEDFK; from the coding sequence GTGAGTGCCGACGGCTTCACCCGGATGTCACTGTACGGGATCAACCTGGATCTCTTTTCCTCCAGCCCCATCGTCATCCTCAAGGTGGAAGGCGAGAACCGCTACCTCCCCATCTGGATCGGCCAGCCGGAGGCCCGGGCCATCCTCATGAAGCTGCAGAACACCGAGTTTCCGCGTCCGCTCACCCACGATCTGGCCGCCAACCTGATCACCGAGCTGGGCGGCACCATGGAGCGGGTGACGGTCACGGAGTTGAAGGACTCCACGTTCTTCGCCACCATCAGCATCGAGATCGGCGGCCGCATCGTGGAGGTGGACTCCCGCCCCTCGGACGCCATCGCGCTCGCGGTGCGCAGCGGGGCGGAGATCTTCGCCTCCGACGAGGTCATAGAGGAGGCGGCCGTGGTCTTCGAGGAGGGGATGGAGGAGACCTCCGAGGAGGAGGTCGTGGAGAAGTTCAAGGAGTGGATGAACCGGGTCTCCCCGGAGGACTTCAAGTAG
- a CDS encoding ABC transporter substrate-binding protein, with protein MGEATFPERSPRSVRRVPAALFSLILLALLAACGPGAVGTQDRQETTASGGYPVTVTDSVGRRVTIESEPQRIASMAPSLTETVFALGEGEKVVGVTTADDYPPEVRELPEIGDFQQVNVEKVIELDADLLLVSFEYSTRERAEELEEETGADVLVVNPKSLKEVAGSMELVGRAIGVPGRGERLRERLEGELGEISEAVEGRPRPTVFYELWHDPLQTVGPGSFIHDAIVLAGGRNIAASTGKAYPTYSVETLIRKDPDYYLLGSAAGVSPEELEERPGYSALSAVRKGRVAVVNDDLVTRPGPRIAKGVRQIAEAIHPEAFGR; from the coding sequence GTGGGCGAAGCTACGTTCCCCGAACGGTCCCCCCGCTCAGTAAGGCGCGTTCCGGCCGCGCTGTTCTCCCTGATCCTGCTGGCGCTGCTCGCGGCCTGCGGCCCCGGGGCGGTGGGGACGCAGGACCGGCAGGAGACGACCGCCTCGGGCGGATACCCCGTCACCGTCACGGACTCCGTGGGCCGGAGGGTGACCATAGAGTCCGAGCCGCAGCGGATAGCCTCCATGGCCCCCAGCCTGACCGAGACGGTCTTCGCCCTCGGCGAGGGCGAGAAGGTCGTCGGGGTGACCACGGCCGACGACTACCCGCCGGAGGTGCGCGAGCTGCCCGAGATCGGGGACTTCCAGCAGGTGAACGTGGAGAAGGTGATCGAGCTGGACGCCGACCTGCTCCTGGTCTCCTTCGAGTACTCGACGCGGGAGCGGGCCGAGGAGCTGGAGGAGGAGACGGGCGCCGACGTGCTGGTGGTGAACCCCAAGAGCCTGAAGGAGGTGGCCGGGAGCATGGAGCTCGTGGGCCGGGCGATCGGCGTCCCCGGGCGCGGCGAGCGGCTGCGCGAGAGGCTCGAGGGGGAGCTCGGCGAGATCTCCGAGGCCGTGGAGGGCCGCCCGCGCCCCACGGTCTTCTACGAGCTCTGGCACGACCCCCTGCAGACCGTCGGCCCGGGCAGCTTTATCCACGACGCGATCGTGCTGGCAGGCGGCAGGAACATAGCCGCCTCCACCGGCAAGGCCTACCCCACCTACTCCGTCGAGACCCTCATCCGCAAGGACCCGGACTACTACCTGCTGGGCAGCGCCGCGGGCGTCTCGCCCGAAGAGCTGGAGGAGCGGCCCGGCTACTCGGCGCTGAGCGCCGTCCGCAAAGGCCGCGTCGCTGTCGTGAACGACGACCTCGTCACCCGACCCGGGCCCCGCATCGCGAAGGGGGTGCGCCAGATCGCCGAGGCGATCCACCCCGAGGCCTTCGGGCGCTAG
- a CDS encoding Leu/Phe/Val dehydrogenase: MQIFEKLEEYRYEQVVFCHDKATGLKAIIVIHNTTLGPALGGCRMYPYESEEAAVVDCLRLARGMTYKAAVSGLNLGGGKSVIIGDPERDKSEALFRSFGRYIETLGGRYITAEDVGTSTEDMANIQVETSYVVGVDKTYGGSGDPSPFTALGVLQGMRACVEEVFGAPSLEGRTVAVQGLGHVGYHLCRLLDEEGANLIVADVRADRVEQAVEEFGAKPVPPEEIISASCDVFAPCALGAVVNDESLPRLRCQIIAGSANNVLLEPRHGEELARRGILYAPDYVINAGGLINVADELEGYNAQRATSRVMRIYDAVKGVIAISKRDGVPTHVAADTLALERINSIAGMVRLHTGHPYGHLQRRSRERL; this comes from the coding sequence ATGCAAATCTTCGAGAAGCTCGAGGAGTACCGCTACGAGCAGGTGGTCTTCTGCCACGACAAGGCCACCGGCCTGAAGGCGATCATCGTCATCCACAACACCACGCTGGGCCCGGCGCTGGGCGGCTGCAGGATGTACCCCTACGAGAGCGAGGAGGCGGCCGTAGTAGACTGCCTACGCCTGGCCAGAGGGATGACCTACAAGGCCGCCGTGAGCGGCCTTAATCTTGGCGGGGGGAAGTCGGTGATCATCGGCGACCCCGAGAGGGACAAGTCCGAGGCGCTCTTCCGGTCCTTCGGCCGGTACATAGAGACGCTGGGCGGCCGCTACATCACCGCGGAGGACGTGGGGACCTCCACCGAGGACATGGCGAACATCCAGGTGGAGACCTCCTACGTGGTGGGGGTGGACAAGACCTACGGCGGCTCGGGCGACCCCTCGCCGTTTACGGCCCTGGGCGTGCTGCAGGGGATGCGGGCCTGCGTGGAGGAGGTCTTCGGCGCCCCCTCTCTGGAGGGCAGGACGGTGGCGGTGCAGGGGCTGGGCCACGTGGGCTACCACCTCTGCCGGCTGCTGGACGAGGAGGGGGCGAACCTGATCGTCGCCGACGTGCGCGCGGACCGGGTGGAGCAGGCGGTCGAGGAGTTCGGGGCGAAGCCGGTGCCCCCCGAGGAGATAATCTCCGCCTCCTGCGACGTCTTCGCCCCCTGCGCCCTCGGCGCGGTCGTCAACGACGAGTCGCTGCCGAGGCTCCGCTGCCAGATCATCGCCGGCTCCGCCAACAACGTCCTGCTGGAGCCGCGGCACGGCGAGGAGCTGGCCCGCCGCGGCATCCTCTACGCCCCGGACTACGTCATAAACGCCGGGGGGCTGATCAACGTGGCCGACGAGCTGGAGGGCTACAACGCCCAGCGGGCGACGAGCCGGGTGATGCGCATCTACGACGCGGTCAAGGGGGTCATCGCGATCTCAAAGCGCGACGGCGTCCCCACCCACGTGGCCGCCGACACCCTGGCGCTGGAGAGGATCAACTCCATCGCCGGCATGGTGCGCCTGCACACCGGCCACCCCTACGGCCACCTTCAGCGGCGCAGCCGGGAGCGGCTGTAG
- a CDS encoding acyl-CoA carboxylase subunit beta produces MQGERLGEESTAGKLAGLGRLREAAAHPSSEEAVRRQRERGKLTARERIELLLDPGTFVELDRYRVHRSHNFGMDARKPLGDGVITGYGEIDGRRVCVFSQDFTVFGGSLGEVFAQKICKVMDLALSTGCPIVGINDSGGARIQEGVLSLAGYAEIFHRNVRASGVVPQISVILGPCAGGAVYSPAITDFIFMVEGTSHMFITGPDVIRAVTGEEVSFEELGGAATHNARSGVAHFSAPDEESCLSDVRYLLSFLPENNLESPPYFEPADDPERMEEGLATLIPDSPQRPYDMREAIRMVVDGGEFFEVQEAWAQNLVVGFARLGGHAVGVVGNQPAVLAGTLDIDASVKGARFVRFCDAFNIPLLTFVDVPGFMPGTDQEWGGIIRHGAKLLYAFSEATVPKMTVITRKAYGGAYDVMNSKHIGADVNVAWPTGEIAVMGAPAAVNIIFRREIAEAEDPEAKRRELISSYEKQFNNPMVAAEMGYLDDIIDPRETRPYLIRALSMVESKRPERPPRKHGNIPL; encoded by the coding sequence ATGCAGGGTGAGAGGCTCGGCGAGGAGAGCACCGCCGGAAAGCTGGCGGGGCTCGGGAGGCTGCGGGAGGCGGCGGCGCACCCGTCCTCCGAGGAGGCCGTCCGGAGGCAGCGGGAGCGGGGCAAGCTCACCGCGAGGGAGCGCATAGAGCTGCTGCTCGACCCCGGCACCTTCGTGGAGCTCGACCGCTACCGGGTCCACCGCTCGCACAACTTCGGCATGGACGCCAGGAAGCCGCTCGGCGACGGGGTGATCACGGGCTACGGCGAGATAGACGGGCGCAGGGTGTGCGTCTTTTCCCAGGACTTCACGGTCTTCGGGGGCTCCCTGGGGGAGGTCTTCGCCCAGAAGATCTGCAAGGTGATGGACCTCGCGCTCTCCACCGGCTGCCCGATCGTGGGGATAAACGACTCCGGCGGGGCGCGCATCCAGGAGGGGGTGCTCTCGCTGGCCGGGTACGCGGAGATCTTCCACCGCAACGTGCGGGCCTCGGGGGTGGTGCCCCAGATCAGCGTGATCCTGGGCCCCTGCGCGGGCGGGGCGGTCTACTCCCCCGCGATAACCGACTTCATCTTCATGGTGGAGGGCACGAGCCACATGTTCATCACCGGGCCGGACGTCATCCGGGCGGTGACCGGGGAGGAGGTCTCCTTCGAGGAGCTGGGCGGGGCGGCGACGCACAACGCCAGGTCTGGGGTCGCCCACTTCTCCGCCCCCGACGAGGAGAGCTGCCTCTCCGACGTGCGCTACCTGCTCTCCTTTCTGCCCGAGAACAACCTGGAGAGCCCGCCGTACTTCGAGCCCGCCGACGACCCGGAGCGGATGGAGGAGGGCCTGGCCACCCTCATCCCCGACTCTCCGCAGCGGCCCTACGACATGCGCGAGGCGATCCGGATGGTGGTGGACGGGGGGGAGTTCTTCGAGGTGCAGGAGGCCTGGGCCCAGAACCTCGTGGTGGGCTTCGCCCGGCTCGGCGGACACGCCGTGGGCGTGGTGGGCAACCAGCCCGCCGTGCTGGCGGGCACGCTAGACATAGACGCGAGCGTCAAGGGGGCGCGCTTTGTGCGCTTCTGCGACGCGTTCAACATACCGCTTTTGACCTTCGTGGACGTCCCCGGCTTCATGCCGGGCACCGACCAGGAGTGGGGCGGGATCATCCGCCACGGCGCCAAGCTCCTGTACGCCTTCTCGGAGGCCACCGTGCCCAAGATGACGGTCATCACGCGCAAGGCCTACGGCGGGGCCTACGACGTCATGAACTCCAAGCACATCGGGGCGGACGTGAACGTGGCGTGGCCGACCGGCGAGATAGCGGTGATGGGCGCGCCGGCGGCGGTGAACATCATCTTCCGGCGCGAGATCGCCGAGGCCGAAGACCCGGAGGCGAAGCGCCGGGAGCTTATCTCGTCCTACGAGAAGCAGTTCAACAACCCCATGGTCGCCGCCGAGATGGGCTACCTGGACGACATCATAGACCCGCGCGAGACGCGCCCCTACCTGATACGGGCGCTCTCGATGGTCGAGAGCAAGCGCCCGGAGCGGCCGCCGAGAAAGCACGGGAACATACCGCTTTGA
- a CDS encoding sugar phosphate isomerase/epimerase family protein: MIFGSVGTNLNGGSLAGEGFLGALRRLAGSGADFVEVGPHELGAMLGGELVPERVRSLERALSGAGVVYTVHAPHAINLMDPEDPAAHLDMLRASVRFAGRIGAPVVVCHAGRREPHHARWRPAERLAREAAALREVGRLAEELGVTIAVENSYPEPPVVAGRASAPAARPSALAERVAGVDHPAVRACLDVGHAAVSATLLGYDLLEECAVLGPLTAHVHLHDNLGRPEPRPGMSLPERLASGFGDLHLPPGRGTIPLQRLLAESGLPEGVSCCVELAPGFEEAVPEALSEARRLGAAAVVAGG; encoded by the coding sequence ATGATCTTCGGCAGCGTGGGGACGAACCTGAACGGCGGAAGCCTCGCCGGGGAGGGCTTTCTGGGGGCCCTGCGCCGGCTCGCCGGCTCGGGGGCGGACTTCGTGGAGGTCGGCCCGCACGAGCTCGGCGCGATGCTCGGGGGCGAGCTCGTGCCGGAGAGGGTGCGCTCTCTGGAGCGCGCCCTCTCCGGCGCCGGGGTCGTCTACACCGTGCACGCCCCGCACGCCATCAACCTCATGGACCCCGAAGACCCCGCGGCCCACCTGGACATGCTGCGGGCGAGCGTGAGGTTCGCCGGGAGGATAGGCGCCCCGGTGGTCGTCTGCCACGCCGGGCGCAGGGAGCCCCACCACGCCCGCTGGCGGCCCGCCGAGCGGCTCGCCCGGGAGGCGGCGGCGCTGCGCGAGGTGGGGAGGCTCGCCGAGGAGCTCGGCGTGACCATCGCCGTCGAGAACTCCTACCCCGAGCCCCCGGTGGTAGCGGGGAGGGCCAGCGCCCCGGCCGCCCGGCCTTCGGCGCTGGCGGAGAGGGTCGCCGGGGTGGACCATCCCGCGGTGCGCGCCTGCCTGGACGTGGGGCACGCCGCCGTCTCGGCGACGCTGCTCGGCTACGACCTGCTGGAGGAGTGCGCCGTCCTCGGCCCGCTCACGGCGCACGTGCACCTCCACGACAACCTCGGCCGCCCGGAGCCCCGGCCCGGCATGAGCCTCCCCGAGCGGCTCGCCTCGGGGTTCGGGGACCTGCACCTGCCGCCCGGACGGGGAACCATCCCGCTGCAGAGGCTGCTCGCCGAATCGGGGCTGCCCGAAGGGGTCTCCTGCTGCGTGGAGCTCGCCCCGGGATTCGAGGAGGCCGTGCCGGAGGCGCTCTCCGAGGCCCGGCGGCTCGGGGCGGCGGCGGTCGTAGCGGGAGGCTAG
- a CDS encoding ATP-binding cassette domain-containing protein, whose protein sequence is MSGRPLIELRDLRYTYLAGTPKASEALRGVSLRVGEGERVAVVGPTRSGKSTLVAALLHLLRLGRGQVFYRGEDIAAPGYDRTALRREIGVVFQQPEAQIVEDVVGADVAFGPTAAGLPAEETRRRVQESLDAVGLPYRQFRLRYVHALSGGQRRRVALAGVLAMRPPVLVLDEPAAGLDPRGRGELLALLRRLLAERGPTLVVCSASLDGAALLCDRVVVLDAGRVVLDAPLRRALAEADRLAALDVTLPEAAALARELRPFFPDLPAGVLDGEELEKELLARLGAA, encoded by the coding sequence GTGAGCGGGCGTCCGCTCATCGAGCTGCGCGACCTCCGGTACACCTACCTCGCCGGCACCCCGAAGGCCAGCGAGGCCCTGAGGGGGGTCTCGCTCCGGGTCGGGGAGGGCGAGCGGGTGGCCGTCGTCGGGCCCACCCGCTCCGGCAAGTCCACCCTCGTCGCCGCGCTCTTGCACCTGCTGCGGCTCGGGCGCGGGCAGGTCTTCTACCGGGGGGAGGACATCGCCGCGCCCGGCTACGACCGGACGGCGCTGCGCCGGGAGATAGGGGTCGTCTTCCAGCAGCCGGAGGCCCAGATCGTCGAGGACGTCGTCGGGGCCGACGTGGCCTTCGGGCCCACCGCGGCCGGGCTTCCGGCGGAGGAGACCCGCCGGAGGGTGCAGGAGAGCCTCGACGCGGTCGGGCTCCCCTACCGGCAGTTCCGCCTGCGCTACGTGCACGCCCTCTCCGGGGGGCAGCGGCGGCGGGTCGCCCTCGCCGGGGTGCTGGCGATGCGGCCCCCCGTGCTGGTGCTCGACGAGCCCGCGGCGGGCCTCGACCCGCGGGGGCGCGGGGAGCTCCTCGCCCTGCTGCGCCGCCTGCTCGCGGAGCGGGGCCCCACCCTCGTGGTGTGCTCCGCCAGCCTGGACGGCGCCGCCCTGCTGTGCGACCGCGTCGTGGTCCTCGACGCCGGGCGGGTGGTCCTGGACGCGCCGCTGCGCCGGGCGCTCGCGGAGGCGGACAGGCTCGCCGCCCTCGACGTGACCCTCCCCGAGGCGGCGGCGCTGGCGCGGGAGCTGCGCCCGTTCTTCCCGGACCTCCCGGCGGGCGTGCTGGACGGGGAGGAGCTGGAGAAAGAGCTGCTCGCCAGGCTGGGGGCCGCGTAG
- a CDS encoding ATP-binding cassette domain-containing protein: protein MIEAENLSFSYRTGEEDAVPALRGVDLRLGSGEFVALIGHNGSGKSTLVKLLVAVLHPTGGGLRVEGVPVRPGNELEVRRRVAVVFQNPDDQLIMNRVADDVAFGPENLGLEREEISRRVGFALRALGLEGMGERLVEELSPGEKQRVAIAGALAMRPRFLILDEPTSLLPAPVGRRLILTLRELNRREGMGVIHVTHSMSEAALFERVVVLDGGRVLMDGTPAEVFRRSGELRGAGLDVPLAVELADRLRGRGVPLRGDILDGPSLGEALAGLRGSRAEAGGP from the coding sequence GTGATCGAGGCGGAGAACCTCTCCTTCTCCTACCGCACCGGGGAGGAGGACGCCGTGCCCGCCCTGCGCGGGGTGGACCTCCGGCTCGGTTCCGGGGAGTTCGTGGCCCTCATCGGGCACAACGGCAGCGGGAAGAGCACCCTGGTGAAGCTGCTCGTGGCGGTTCTGCACCCCACGGGGGGCGGGCTGCGGGTGGAGGGGGTGCCGGTGAGGCCCGGCAACGAGCTCGAGGTGCGCCGGAGGGTCGCGGTCGTCTTCCAGAACCCGGACGACCAGCTCATCATGAACCGGGTCGCCGACGATGTGGCCTTCGGGCCCGAGAACCTGGGGCTCGAGCGGGAGGAGATCTCCCGCCGGGTCGGCTTCGCGCTGCGGGCGCTCGGCCTGGAGGGGATGGGGGAGCGCCTCGTCGAGGAGCTCTCGCCCGGGGAGAAGCAGCGGGTCGCGATAGCCGGCGCGCTCGCCATGCGCCCGCGCTTCCTGATCCTCGACGAGCCCACCTCGCTTCTGCCCGCGCCGGTCGGGCGGAGGCTCATCCTCACCCTCAGGGAGCTGAACCGGCGGGAGGGGATGGGGGTCATCCACGTCACCCACTCCATGTCCGAGGCCGCGCTCTTTGAGCGAGTCGTCGTGCTCGACGGGGGGCGGGTGCTGATGGACGGGACCCCGGCGGAGGTCTTCCGGCGGTCGGGCGAGCTGCGGGGGGCCGGACTCGACGTGCCGCTCGCGGTCGAGCTCGCGGACCGGCTGCGGGGCAGGGGGGTGCCCCTGCGCGGGGACATCCTCGACGGGCCCTCCCTCGGGGAGGCGCTCGCCGGGCTGCGGGGCTCCAGGGCGGAGGCGGGGGGACCGTGA
- a CDS encoding SCP2 sterol-binding domain-containing protein, with translation MEYGSAREYFERMREELDADQIRELRGTYEFDIKDAGKFIVRFNEDGTLEVFDEGSGVEPDCTLMAKEKDWLSIVSGRTKPMSAFMTNKLKVKGSLGKAMKLQKVLDGSR, from the coding sequence ATGGAGTACGGTTCGGCGCGGGAGTACTTCGAGAGGATGCGCGAGGAGCTGGATGCGGACCAGATCCGCGAGCTCAGGGGCACCTACGAGTTCGACATCAAGGACGCCGGGAAGTTCATCGTCAGGTTCAACGAGGACGGGACGCTCGAGGTGTTCGACGAGGGCTCCGGCGTAGAGCCGGACTGCACCCTGATGGCCAAGGAGAAGGACTGGCTGTCTATAGTCTCCGGCAGGACGAAGCCGATGAGCGCGTTCATGACCAACAAGCTGAAGGTCAAGGGCAGCCTCGGCAAGGCGATGAAGCTGCAGAAGGTTCTCGACGGCTCCCGCTGA
- the panC gene encoding pantoate--beta-alanine ligase, producing MSPATLLRSPREVRELSRRWRGEGAVVGLVPTMGALHEGHLSLVRRAWEECGRVIVSVFVNPTQFGEGEDFERYPRDLEGDRRLLAEAGCDAVFAPAVEDMYGGGTTDLASGERIFVEAGRLGELWEGEERPGHFRGVCTVVAMLFNAAEPHRAYFGEKDYQQLKVIQKMARDLLFGVEIVPCPTVREPDGLALSSRNAYLSPQERRAARALWRALEAAAGEARGGVRDARRLERAMEEVCRAEPLVRLQYAAVVDAETLQRLGELGDRPARALIAARVGETRLIDNAALP from the coding sequence GTGAGCCCGGCGACGCTGCTCCGAAGCCCGCGGGAGGTGCGCGAGCTCTCCCGGCGCTGGCGGGGGGAGGGGGCCGTCGTGGGGCTCGTGCCCACCATGGGCGCGCTGCACGAGGGGCACCTCTCCCTCGTGCGCCGGGCCTGGGAGGAGTGCGGGCGGGTCATCGTCTCGGTCTTCGTCAACCCCACGCAGTTCGGCGAGGGGGAGGACTTCGAGCGCTACCCCCGGGACCTCGAGGGCGACCGGCGGCTGCTCGCGGAGGCCGGCTGCGACGCCGTGTTCGCCCCCGCGGTCGAGGACATGTACGGCGGGGGGACCACCGACCTCGCCTCCGGGGAGCGAATCTTCGTGGAGGCCGGGCGTCTGGGGGAGCTATGGGAGGGGGAGGAGCGGCCCGGGCACTTCCGGGGGGTGTGCACCGTGGTCGCCATGCTCTTCAACGCCGCCGAGCCGCACCGGGCGTACTTCGGGGAGAAGGACTACCAGCAGCTCAAGGTCATACAGAAGATGGCGCGCGATCTGCTGTTCGGGGTGGAGATCGTCCCCTGCCCCACCGTCAGGGAGCCGGACGGGCTCGCGCTGAGCAGCCGCAACGCCTACCTCTCGCCGCAGGAGCGCCGCGCGGCCCGGGCGCTGTGGCGGGCGCTGGAGGCGGCCGCGGGAGAGGCCCGCGGCGGGGTGCGCGACGCCCGCCGGCTGGAGCGGGCGATGGAGGAGGTCTGCCGGGCCGAGCCGCTGGTGCGTCTGCAGTACGCCGCGGTGGTGGACGCCGAGACGCTGCAGAGGCTCGGGGAGCTGGGGGACCGGCCGGCCCGCGCGCTCATCGCCGCCCGCGTGGGCGAGACCCGCCTCATAGACAACGCCGCGCTTCCGTGA
- a CDS encoding energy-coupling factor transporter transmembrane component T family protein, whose amino-acid sequence MLELQRNVIFGQFVDTGSAVHRMDPRIKLGATFVLVAASFLVDSFLGFALLGLLAAAIQAASRVPPAYLLRGSAIFLGFLLFILAFQVLFYAGEVPEGGYLWRWGFLSVSVPGLESAATLGLRVVLLYYVTTMLMLTTSLVDLTAGLEQIFSPLQRLRVPVNELVLVFVIAVKFVPIFIEEIERLARARTARGVPFDEGGALARARRIGRLLVPIFIGGFARADVLTTAMQVRCYRGGRHRTRLRRLAASPSDWAALLAVTAWAAAAWWVPGALP is encoded by the coding sequence GTGCTCGAGCTGCAGCGCAACGTCATCTTCGGGCAGTTCGTGGACACCGGGTCTGCGGTGCACCGGATGGACCCCCGGATAAAGCTCGGGGCGACCTTCGTGCTCGTCGCCGCCTCCTTCCTCGTGGACAGCTTTCTCGGCTTCGCCCTCCTCGGGCTGCTCGCCGCCGCCATCCAGGCGGCCTCCCGGGTTCCGCCCGCCTATCTGCTGCGGGGGTCGGCGATCTTCCTGGGCTTTTTGCTGTTCATCCTCGCCTTCCAGGTGCTCTTCTACGCCGGGGAGGTTCCCGAGGGGGGGTACCTCTGGAGGTGGGGCTTTCTCTCCGTCTCCGTCCCCGGGCTGGAGTCCGCGGCGACGCTCGGGCTGCGGGTCGTCCTGCTCTACTACGTGACCACCATGCTCATGCTCACCACCTCGCTCGTGGACCTCACGGCGGGGCTCGAGCAGATCTTCTCCCCCCTCCAGCGGCTGCGGGTCCCGGTGAACGAGCTGGTGCTGGTCTTCGTGATCGCGGTGAAGTTCGTCCCCATCTTCATAGAGGAGATAGAGCGGCTGGCCCGGGCGCGGACCGCCCGCGGGGTGCCCTTCGACGAGGGCGGGGCGCTCGCGCGGGCGCGGCGCATCGGGCGGCTGCTCGTCCCGATCTTCATCGGGGGGTTCGCGCGGGCAGACGTCCTGACCACCGCCATGCAGGTTCGCTGCTACCGCGGCGGCCGCCACCGCACCCGGCTGCGGCGCCTTGCGGCCTCGCCCTCCGACTGGGCGGCGCTGCTCGCGGTGACGGCCTGGGCCGCGGCGGCCTGGTGGGTGCCGGGGGCGCTGCCGTGA